The following nucleotide sequence is from Pseudonocardia sp. C8.
CGCGGCGCCCGGCCGAGCGTCTGGGACAGCTCGGACACCGCGCCGTTGATCGACACGTGCAGGTCCTTGAGCCGCCGGGGGACCCGCATCGACCAGCTCTGGTCCCGGAAGTGCCTGCGCACCTCGCCGGCGATCGTCGGCACGGCGAACGAGAAGAACTCGCCGCCCTTGCCGGGGTCGAACCGGTCGATCGCGTTGATCAGCCCGAGCGTCGCGACCTGCACGAGGTCGTCGAGGGGTTCCCCGCGATGACTGAACCGGCGCGCGATGTGCTGGGCGACCGGCAGGTAGCCCGTGACCAGCTGATCGCGCAGCTCGTCGCGGCGCGGGTCGTCGGGGTCGAGGCCGGCGTACTCCTCGAGCAGCGGGGCGAGGTGGGCGTACTCGGGGTCGTCGGTCACAGCCCCGGCCCGGCGAGCTTGTGCAGCCGGATGGTGAGGGCGGACCGACCTCCGTCCGTCGTACCGGTCTCGACCGCCACCTGGTCGGCGAGGGTCTGGAGCACCCGCCAGCCGAAGCTGTCGTCGGGAAGCTCCGCGCCGGCCCCGGCGTGCACCCGGGCGGCGACGTCGATCCGGTCGCCGTGCACGTCGAAGGTGCACTGCAGCGGCGACCCGGGCTCGGCGAGCCCGACGAGGGTCGCGCAGGCCTCGTCGACCGCCATCCGCAGGTCGGAGATGGCATCGAGGTCGAAGTCCGCCCGGGCCGCGAGGTCGGACGCGACGGCGCGGACGGTCGGGATCAGGGCGGCGCGGGCCGCCGTCCGGATCTCGACGGTGGTCGCGCCTGCCACCCCTGGGTCGGACTCGGGCGGGACGCTCGAGGTGTCCTCCTGGGCCACGCTGGCATGTCCTTTCGGATCGGGGTCTCCTCACGACGCGAGTACGCCGATCAGAGGAGGATGATGTCTCGCCGTCGCGGTTCGCGCAGCACGGGGGCGGTCACGGGCACGGAATGTCCGATCGGTCGGGCAGAACCGTGAACAACTGGGCGGATCCGGTCACCTCCAGCGGGCGCAGCACCGCCCGGTTGGTGGCCACGACGAACAGCCTGCGGCCCTCGCGGGCGGCCTGCCGCGCGGTGTGGATCAGGACGCCGAGCCCGCTGGATGCGAGGAACGTGACGCCCTCCAGGTCGACCACGATCGCGCGGCCGTCCCCGTCCCGGGGGCGGGCCAGCAGCTCGTCCAGCGCGCCGCCGAGCCGGGGTGCGGTCAGGGTGTCGACCTCGCCGCGGACGGTGAGCACGGTCAGCCCACCACGCGGGGTGGACATCGACACGTCCAGGCTGGTGGTCGGGTCCGGCTGGTCGGCGCCGTCCTCGTGGGCCGGCGACGCGGAGCGGGGCAGGGGGATCACCTCCGGGTCGGGCGGGTGACGCGGACGGTTCGGTGTCCCCGCCTGTTCTCGACGGGTGATGCCGGGACCGGTCGTGCTCCCTGCACGAGGTGTCGGGACGGCCGGGCCCGACCATACCGGCAGGTCCCGGCACGCCAGGGGTGACACCGGGCTCTAGGCTCGGCCGGGTGACCCGGTACGACGACCTGGGGCCGAGCGGCTCCGCAGGCCCGCCCGACGTCGACCGGGCCGTCGAGCAGGCGGTCGCGGCCGCCGACCCGCTCGCCGGGCAGCCTGCCGCGCCCCCGATGCCGCACCTGCGCGGCGGCAGCCGGGTCGCCGTCCTCATGATCGACGTTGCGGAGCGGCGGATCGACTACGCCAACACCACGGCCCTGGAACTGGTCGACGGGCCGGTGCGGCTGCCGATCGGGGTGGACGAGTGGAGCGACGCCGTCGGGCTGACCGCGCCGGACGGCCGCGCCTTCGACGGTGCGGGTTCCCCGCTGGCCCGGATCGCGGCCGGTGAGCCGGTGTCCGGTGAGCCGGTCGCGCTGCGCGGGCCGGGCCTGCAGCCGGACGGGGACGCCGTGCCGGCGCCCCGCGACGGCGCGACCGCAGGCCGTTCCGTGGCCTGGGTGACCGGGTTCGTCCTGGGGGATCCCGGTGGCGGCCCGGACGGCCCGGCGCGGGCCCTCGCCGTGCTGCTGCCGCTGGCCAAGGCCGACCGCCGCCGCGACGGCGGCGACCGGCTGGAGTTCCTGCGCGACCGCGCGGTGCTCGCCACCGGGATGTCGTTCACGATCTCGGATCCGCAGCGCGAGGACGACCCGCTGGCCTGGGTGAACCCGTCGTTCGAGCGGCTGACCGGATACCCGCTGGACGAGGTGGTCGGCCGGAACTGCCGCTTCCTGCAGGGGCCGAACACCGACCGGGCGACGGTGCGCCGGATCCGGCAGGCGCTGCAGGACCGGCGGCCGATCACCGAGGTGCTGCTGAACTACCGCCGCGACGGCACCGCGTTCTGGAACCAGATCTCGATCTCCCCCGTGTACGACGGGGAGGGGGAGCTGGTCAACTTCGTCGGCGTGCAGAACGACGTGACCGAGCGGGTGGTCGTCGAGCAGGAACGGCGGGCGGCGCTGGCCGACGCCGAGGCCGCACGCGCCCAGCTGCGGCTGCTGGCCGAGGCGACCACCCAGATGACGGCCGCGCTGGACGTCGCCGACGCCTGCACCCGCTTCGCCCGGATCGTCGTCCCGGAGCTCGCCGACCTGTGCACGGTCGACCTCCTGGACACCCCGGGCGGGCGGCGCCGGGAGCGGATGGCGGTCGCGGCCCGTGACGCCGACGACGAGGTCCTGCTGGGCGGGACCGGCCCGTTACAGGTGTCCCGGATCGAGGAGCCGGCCTCGGCCGCGGCGCGGGCCGGGAAGCCGTACCTGGTCCCGGAGCTGCCCCACGACGGACACGAGGTGCACCCGGACGACCCGGCCGCCGCGGAGGACTACGAGCGGCTGCGGCTGCGGTCGGCGCTGGTCGTCCCGCTGCTGGGCCGGGGCCGCGTGTTGGGGCTGGTGACGCTGGCCACCCAGTTCCCCTACGGCCGCCGCTACACCCAGCGGGACCTGCACCTGGCCGTCGACCTGGCCGGGCGGGCCGGGCTCGCCGTCGACAACGCCCGGCTCTACGAGGTGGAGCGGGCCGCGGCGGCGACCCTGCAGCACAGCCTGCTGCCCGCGCTGCCCGACGTGCCCGGGCTCGGCGTTGCGGCGCGCTACCTGGTCGGCACGGACGGCAACCAGGTCGGTGGCGACTGGTACGACGTGCTCCCGCTGCCGGACGGGTCGGTCGGCGCGGCGGTCGGCGACGTCGTCGGGCACGACCTGTCCGCGGCGGCGGCGATGGGGCAGCTGCGCGGTGTGCTGCGCTCGTACGCGTGGGGTGGCGACGGCCCCGGATCGGTGCTGGACCGCTGCGACCAGCTCGTGCAGGGGCTCGACATCGCGGCGATGGCGACCGCCGTCTACGCCCGGCTGGAGCCGCCCGCGGTGGACGGCTCCCGGGTGCTGACCTACGCCAACGCCGGGCACCCGGCGCCGCTGCTGGTCGAGCCGGGTGGCCCGCTGGTCCGGCTCGACGCGCACCACTCGCCGATGCTGGGCGCGGTGCCGGAGTTCGGCCGGGCCGACGGGGCCCGCCGGGACGAGGCGTCGGTGACCTGCGCGCCCGGATCGCTGCTGGTCTTCTACACCGACGGCCTGACCGACATCCTCGGCGAGGACGCCGACGCCCGGGCCGCGCTGATCGAGCGGACCGTCGAGGGGATGCCGCGCGACGCCGACCCGGAGAGCGTGGTGGAGCGGCTGCTGGAGGTGTGCCTGCCGGACCGGCTGGTCGACGACATCGCGCTGCTCGCGATCCGGCTCGACGACGGGCACCGGCCCGTCCGGGGATGACCACCGGCCCACCCGGCGCCGGCGACCGCCGGGCGGATGCCGGGAACCGCCGGACCGCCGGACCGCCGACGTCGACCGGCGGTCGCCGGCACCCCCGGAGCGGCGCCCGGCACGTGCCGCGGGTCCGGGATGGACGGCCGCGGTGATCCGCTCGCGGAGCGGGCGGCCCCACTCGTCCGGACGGCGGCGGTTCGGGGCGCGTCACCGTCGGGGCCCCGGTCTACTGTGCGGCGGAACGCAGGTGGGACTCGGAAGGCGCGTGATCGTCGTGGGGCAGGACGTGGCCCGGCCGCGCAGGCTGGTGGCCGTGGCGCTCACCGAGACCGAGTCCGCCCGCGCCGGGGGTGTCCTGGCCGAGCTGAGCGGCGGGGCGGGGGAGACCGACCTGCTCGTCGTGCGCACCGATCCGGCCGGGCCGCTGCGCCTGGTCGAGCCGGCCGACGCCGAGGACTACCCGGGTGACGACCCGGCGTCCGACCCGGGCGACGCACCGGTCGCCATGCCGGTCGACCGGGACCGGGTCCCGGTCCGGCTGCACCGGCTCGGGCTGCGCTGGACGGTGCGGGAGGCCGACGAGCCGGACCTGGTGGCCGCGCTGTCCGAGCTGGTCGGGTTCGACCCGGACGACGGCACCTACTGCGTGGCGCCGGCCTCCACCGCACCGGCGGCCGACCCGGAGATCGAGGTGGTGCGCCGGGCCGTCCGGCGGGTGGCGCGGGTGTACGGGCTGCCGGTCCTTCCCTACCGGGCCCCGCTCGGGCCGCGGCCCGGTGCGGGGCCTGGGCACGGGACGCTCACCGATCCGGGGGCCGCTCGCGCGATCGGGTGAGCGTGGCCGGGTTCCGTGAGCGTTCCGGCCCGGTGGCGGCGCGGCGCGGCCGAGGTGTGGTGCTCAGACCGCGGCGACGAGGTTCGAGGTCAGCGCGGCGGCGTCGCGGCGCTCGAGGATGGCGCGACGCTCGGACTCGCCCAGCCCGCCCCACACGCCGAACGGTTCCCGGCTCGCGAGCGCGAACCGGCGGCACTCCTGGATCACCGGGCAGGTACGGCAGATCTGCTTGGCCCGCTCCGTGCGCCGCGAGCGGGACGGGTTGCGTTCGCCGTCCGGGTGGAAGAAGACGGCGCTGTCCATGCCGCGGCACGCACCCAGACGCTGCCACTCCCACACGTCTTCCATCGGGCCGGGAAGCCGGGAAACGTCGCTCACGTGCTCACCTCGTCGCTCGGGACCCGGGGCGACCGGGTCGCATGAGATCCGGTTCCCGAGGTGCACCGTGGACAAACCTGAAATGCGCACGGATCCGTGCCGGTCCGGGCCGCGGGCGTCGTCGGCGCGCGGCGGCGGGTCCGTCGCCCCTGTTCACGGCGGCACGGCGGCACCGACGGCAGTGCTCCGACCGGGTGTGAGCTGTATCACTCCTCTAGGAGTTCAGGGCGGCCTCGACGTCGTCGTGGATGTCGAACAGGTGATGGAGGCCGGCGAGGCCGAGTGGACGGAGCACGCGCCGCTCGGTGCAGGCGATCCGCAGCTCCACCCCGGCACGATGGGCCTGCTCGCGGATCTCGATCAGCGCGGCGAGCCCGCTCGTGCCGAGGAAGCGCACGCCGCCGAGTTCCAGCACGACCAGCGACGCCGCCGGGATCCGCTCGGACACCTCGCGGCGCAGCTCGGGCGCGGTCAGCATGT
It contains:
- a CDS encoding SigB/SigF/SigG family RNA polymerase sigma factor produces the protein MTDDPEYAHLAPLLEEYAGLDPDDPRRDELRDQLVTGYLPVAQHIARRFSHRGEPLDDLVQVATLGLINAIDRFDPGKGGEFFSFAVPTIAGEVRRHFRDQSWSMRVPRRLKDLHVSINGAVSELSQTLGRAPRPSELAEHLDLPVTEVLEGLEAAEAYRSSSLDEMLSSEEGSATVGELVGDADAELDRVDYRESLRPLLAELAPRERTIVMLRFFGNRTQTQIAAEVGISQMHVSRLLSQTLSRLRNRLDPDDHTL
- a CDS encoding ATP-binding protein; its protein translation is MAQEDTSSVPPESDPGVAGATTVEIRTAARAALIPTVRAVASDLAARADFDLDAISDLRMAVDEACATLVGLAEPGSPLQCTFDVHGDRIDVAARVHAGAGAELPDDSFGWRVLQTLADQVAVETGTTDGGRSALTIRLHKLAGPGL
- a CDS encoding WhiB family transcriptional regulator; amino-acid sequence: MSDVSRLPGPMEDVWEWQRLGACRGMDSAVFFHPDGERNPSRSRRTERAKQICRTCPVIQECRRFALASREPFGVWGGLGESERRAILERRDAAALTSNLVAAV
- a CDS encoding STAS domain-containing protein → MIPLPRSASPAHEDGADQPDPTTSLDVSMSTPRGGLTVLTVRGEVDTLTAPRLGGALDELLARPRDGDGRAIVVDLEGVTFLASSGLGVLIHTARQAAREGRRLFVVATNRAVLRPLEVTGSAQLFTVLPDRSDIPCP
- a CDS encoding SpoIIE family protein phosphatase, with protein sequence MTRYDDLGPSGSAGPPDVDRAVEQAVAAADPLAGQPAAPPMPHLRGGSRVAVLMIDVAERRIDYANTTALELVDGPVRLPIGVDEWSDAVGLTAPDGRAFDGAGSPLARIAAGEPVSGEPVALRGPGLQPDGDAVPAPRDGATAGRSVAWVTGFVLGDPGGGPDGPARALAVLLPLAKADRRRDGGDRLEFLRDRAVLATGMSFTISDPQREDDPLAWVNPSFERLTGYPLDEVVGRNCRFLQGPNTDRATVRRIRQALQDRRPITEVLLNYRRDGTAFWNQISISPVYDGEGELVNFVGVQNDVTERVVVEQERRAALADAEAARAQLRLLAEATTQMTAALDVADACTRFARIVVPELADLCTVDLLDTPGGRRRERMAVAARDADDEVLLGGTGPLQVSRIEEPASAAARAGKPYLVPELPHDGHEVHPDDPAAAEDYERLRLRSALVVPLLGRGRVLGLVTLATQFPYGRRYTQRDLHLAVDLAGRAGLAVDNARLYEVERAAAATLQHSLLPALPDVPGLGVAARYLVGTDGNQVGGDWYDVLPLPDGSVGAAVGDVVGHDLSAAAAMGQLRGVLRSYAWGGDGPGSVLDRCDQLVQGLDIAAMATAVYARLEPPAVDGSRVLTYANAGHPAPLLVEPGGPLVRLDAHHSPMLGAVPEFGRADGARRDEASVTCAPGSLLVFYTDGLTDILGEDADARAALIERTVEGMPRDADPESVVERLLEVCLPDRLVDDIALLAIRLDDGHRPVRG
- a CDS encoding STAS domain-containing protein, yielding MTDSPGTGAPDGRPGGTTRTSRVVGSGAAESSEGGDELRLETSFPSEGVTVIAVGGELDMLTAPELRREVSERIPAASLVVLELGGVRFLGTSGLAALIEIREQAHRAGVELRIACTERRVLRPLGLAGLHHLFDIHDDVEAALNS